In Archangium violaceum, the following are encoded in one genomic region:
- a CDS encoding thioesterase II family protein, with the protein MNPWFPLRQPNPHTRLRVFCFPYAGGGASIYNNWGAALPASVEVCAVQLPGRERRILEQPFRRIPALLDALEPVLAPLLDKPFVFFGYSMGTRIALALTQRWQARGAPLPLGLVMAAAGAPHRDRPSRDDLDDANFVELLRSYEGTPPEVFAHKELLEMVLPSLRADFSVADTLLPATPVRCPISAWSGEEDPHVTQESLDAWGELTTEELRLRWFPGKHFFLRTVREPLLAALREELVRWCPEVGP; encoded by the coding sequence GTGAATCCCTGGTTCCCACTTCGCCAGCCCAATCCCCACACCCGCCTGCGGGTGTTCTGTTTCCCGTACGCGGGGGGAGGCGCCTCCATCTACAACAACTGGGGAGCGGCGCTCCCGGCGAGCGTGGAGGTGTGCGCCGTGCAGCTGCCGGGCCGCGAGCGGCGCATCCTGGAGCAGCCCTTCCGGCGGATCCCCGCGCTGCTGGACGCGCTGGAGCCGGTCCTGGCGCCGCTGCTGGACAAGCCCTTCGTCTTCTTCGGCTACAGCATGGGCACGCGCATCGCACTGGCGCTCACGCAGCGCTGGCAGGCCCGTGGCGCGCCCCTGCCGCTCGGGCTGGTGATGGCCGCCGCCGGCGCGCCCCACCGCGACCGTCCGTCCCGGGACGATCTGGATGACGCGAACTTCGTCGAGCTGCTGCGCAGCTACGAGGGCACGCCCCCCGAGGTCTTCGCCCACAAGGAGCTGTTGGAGATGGTGCTGCCGTCGCTGCGCGCCGACTTCTCCGTGGCGGACACCCTGCTGCCCGCCACGCCGGTGCGCTGCCCCATCTCGGCCTGGTCGGGCGAGGAGGATCCGCACGTCACCCAGGAGAGCCTCGACGCCTGGGGCGAGCTGACGACGGAGGAGCTCCGGCTGCGCTGGTTCCCCGGCAAGCACTTCTTCCTGCGCACGGTCCGGGAGCCGCTGCTGGCGGCGCTCCGCGAGGAGCTCGTCCGCTGGTGCCCGGAGGTCGGCCCCTAG
- a CDS encoding fatty acid desaturase family protein: protein MVDDIRTFRAFLTTEARRGTFEALHQPSPRHAARDLVETWTLIFAAWALCFYVSPLWTPLALIVIGSRQRALGNRLHDASHGNMLRGKKANQWVASLLCALPIFEDYELYRLEHLQHHAYLGTPGRDPDFLELPAQGEESPRSAWRVYLSFALNPRMWRDSVLTTLPRVGAVQRLRVLAWWTVMLGVLALLAGPRGALVFAALWLASKATVYHLIKVFAEISDHVGLVPGTILGYTRNLPNNWLSFFLHPHHDNYHLTHHLFPRIPLAHLPRMHGLLMDVDLYAQAHQCERYFLGESSVVRSWLQPKPGPMAAVPVVS, encoded by the coding sequence GTGGTCGACGACATCCGCACCTTCCGGGCGTTCCTCACCACCGAGGCGCGGCGGGGCACGTTCGAGGCCCTGCACCAGCCGAGCCCGAGGCACGCGGCGCGGGATCTGGTGGAGACGTGGACGCTCATCTTCGCCGCCTGGGCGCTGTGCTTCTACGTCTCGCCGCTGTGGACGCCGCTGGCGCTGATCGTCATCGGCTCGCGGCAGCGCGCGCTGGGCAACCGCCTGCACGATGCGTCCCACGGCAACATGCTGCGCGGCAAGAAGGCCAACCAATGGGTCGCCTCGCTGCTGTGCGCGCTGCCGATCTTCGAGGACTACGAGCTGTACCGGCTCGAGCACCTGCAGCACCACGCCTACCTCGGCACGCCGGGGAGGGATCCGGACTTCCTGGAACTGCCCGCGCAGGGAGAGGAGTCACCGCGGAGCGCCTGGCGGGTGTATCTCTCGTTCGCGCTCAATCCGAGAATGTGGCGGGACTCGGTGCTGACGACGCTGCCCCGCGTGGGCGCGGTGCAGCGGCTGCGTGTGCTCGCCTGGTGGACGGTCATGCTCGGCGTGCTCGCGCTGCTGGCGGGGCCTCGAGGTGCGCTGGTGTTCGCCGCGCTGTGGCTGGCCTCGAAGGCCACCGTCTACCATCTCATCAAAGTATTCGCGGAGATCTCCGATCACGTGGGCCTCGTTCCAGGCACCATCCTCGGCTACACTCGGAACCTCCCGAACAACTGGCTGTCCTTCTTCTTGCACCCGCATCACGACAACTACCACCTGACCCACCACCTCTTCCCTCGCATCCCGCTGGCACACCTGCCCCGGATGCACGGGTTGTTGATGGACGTGGACCTCTACGCACAGGCCCACCAGTGCGAGCGCTACTTCCTCGGAGAGTCCTCGGTGGTGCGCAGCTGGCTCCAACCCAAGCCAGGGCCCATGGCCGCCGTCCCGGTGGTGTCGTGA
- a CDS encoding MbtH family protein: MSEQQDTVAYKVVVNHEEQYSIWPADRENALGWKDAGKQGSKDECLAYIKEVWTDMRPLSLRQKMARA; this comes from the coding sequence ATGAGCGAGCAGCAGGACACCGTCGCCTACAAGGTCGTGGTGAACCACGAGGAGCAGTATTCGATCTGGCCCGCGGACCGGGAGAACGCGCTGGGCTGGAAGGACGCGGGCAAGCAGGGCTCGAAGGACGAGTGCCTCGCGTACATCAAGGAGGTGTGGACGGACATGCGCCCGCTCAGCCTCCGCCAGAAGATGGCGCGCGCCTAG
- a CDS encoding PAS domain-containing sensor histidine kinase — MEEGTPAPPDLPYRELFLSVVEELPDAVFTKDLQGRYTFINKVGASYLGLPVERIIGHKDGELMTAEEAQRTLEFDRQTLLAGRTLHAEMHEHMAGAHREWLSTKGVLHRPDGQVMGLFGIARDLSTHRRNEAVQRQSEALFRAATSSSFDAFFIVRGEQEHLRLLRINAHAESLLGCEARQAEGRLLSDFPHAAFIAPRALCEQLWRTGQNHDDEVDQVRPGQGRRWFRRQLSAVGDCLAITMRDITEQRENELRLRLNERMASIGMLAAGVAHEINNPLAFVSSNLGFIATELRRLALPEEELRELLEALTEAREGTERMRLIVESLRALSRGDQTTTHPLDLHEVLENSVHLAWGRLRSRGRLVRDYGELPQVLGNSVQLAQVFTNLLINAAHALPRSGGEIRLVTRMQGTSQAVVEVHDNGCGIPAENLERIFEPFFTTKPVGEGTGLGLSISHDILRGLGGSMSVESVVGEGSTFRVFLPVVDEAHDEGDEDTRPEDGAHLQHSAA; from the coding sequence ATGGAAGAGGGTACTCCGGCGCCGCCGGACCTGCCCTACCGCGAGCTGTTCCTGTCCGTCGTCGAGGAGCTGCCGGACGCGGTCTTCACCAAGGATCTGCAGGGGCGCTACACCTTCATCAACAAGGTGGGGGCGAGCTACCTGGGCCTGCCCGTGGAGCGGATCATCGGCCACAAGGACGGCGAGCTGATGACCGCCGAGGAGGCGCAGCGCACCCTGGAGTTCGATCGGCAGACGCTGCTGGCGGGGCGCACGCTCCACGCGGAGATGCACGAGCACATGGCGGGAGCCCATCGCGAGTGGCTCTCCACGAAGGGCGTGCTCCACCGGCCGGACGGGCAGGTGATGGGGCTGTTCGGCATCGCGAGGGATCTGTCGACGCACCGGCGCAACGAGGCGGTCCAGCGCCAGAGCGAGGCGCTCTTCCGGGCGGCGACCAGCAGCAGCTTCGACGCGTTCTTCATCGTCCGGGGCGAGCAGGAGCACCTGCGGCTGCTGCGCATCAACGCCCACGCCGAGTCCCTGCTGGGCTGCGAGGCGCGTCAGGCCGAGGGACGCCTGTTGTCCGACTTTCCGCACGCGGCCTTCATCGCGCCTCGGGCCCTGTGCGAGCAGCTCTGGCGGACCGGTCAGAACCATGACGACGAGGTGGATCAGGTTCGGCCGGGACAGGGCCGCCGCTGGTTCCGCCGCCAGCTGAGCGCGGTGGGCGACTGCCTGGCCATCACCATGCGCGACATCACCGAGCAGCGCGAGAACGAGCTGCGCCTGCGGCTCAACGAGCGCATGGCCTCCATCGGGATGCTCGCCGCGGGGGTGGCGCACGAGATCAACAACCCGCTGGCGTTCGTCTCCAGCAACCTGGGCTTCATCGCCACCGAGCTGCGCCGGCTGGCGCTGCCGGAGGAGGAGCTGCGCGAGCTGCTGGAGGCCCTCACCGAGGCGCGCGAGGGCACCGAGCGCATGCGGCTCATCGTGGAGAGCCTCCGGGCGCTGTCGCGGGGAGATCAGACGACCACGCACCCGTTGGATCTGCACGAGGTGCTGGAGAACTCGGTGCACCTGGCCTGGGGCCGGCTGCGCAGCCGGGGGCGGCTGGTGCGCGACTACGGGGAGCTACCCCAGGTGCTCGGCAACTCCGTGCAGCTGGCGCAGGTCTTCACCAACCTGCTCATCAACGCGGCGCACGCGCTGCCCAGGTCGGGCGGGGAGATCCGGCTGGTGACGCGCATGCAGGGCACCTCCCAGGCGGTGGTGGAGGTGCACGACAACGGCTGCGGCATCCCCGCCGAGAACCTCGAGCGCATCTTCGAGCCCTTCTTCACCACCAAGCCCGTGGGCGAGGGCACGGGCCTGGGGTTGTCCATCAGCCACGACATCCTCCGCGGACTCGGAGGCAGCATGTCCGTGGAGAGCGTGGTGGGGGAGGGGAGCACCTTCCGCGTCTTCCTGCCCGTGGTGGACGAGGCGCACGACGAGGGTGATGAGGACACGCGCCCCGAGGACGGCGCCCACCTCCAGCACTCCGCGGCCTAG